The following proteins are encoded in a genomic region of Cyclonatronum proteinivorum:
- a CDS encoding S46 family peptidase, with protein sequence MYQIIQLKPLLAALSLLLLFSCAAPQQAADDAAAPANESGTAAQTAAEPETEIISLLPTFEPVPSSILDNGRMWTFEHAPVEYFAETYNFDPDDAWFERARLGALRLPGCSASFISPNGLVMTNHHCVRDQITQIGREGERTLDDGFYAVTLSDERMIEDYYLDQLIDIRDLTDLILDEVDSAPIEQQAQVRSQVIQRVQAELSAEFDESENIVVQVVSLFNGGRYSAYFFRRYFDIRMVMAPELQIGYYGGDADNFTYPRYNLDMTFMRVYEDDAPLQTPFFFPFAIEGVRSGDGVFVIGNPGSTTRLNTVAQLTYAGQFQLDIIHRFLFHTLNSLDAIFELDPDTDEAQQLRNTIFSLRNAEKLYGGQVLAHRDPFLMGRRTDNENNFVAALRDNEALAAEYIPIIERIAEIQEQKAGLAPYPYIMSIGMQPNSALSSALLQRALVAYRLVHQDLSTEARTQALAGLTAIQDRDPAHERLLIENHLRYLADLLGDDSPYMRRILNGHDKAEVAAALVQNSAFATQEQTEAFAETAFREWSDPGLDYFNAFGSRLYENTLMFQLLSQEENQLETRLGRGWFAVYGTSIPPDATFSPRIADGVVAGYEYNGTIAPAYTTFYGMYDRHHSHNTDPQWALPERWATPTPSLDLSTPLNFVSTNDIIGGNSGSPVVNTRLEIVGLAFDGNVESMGSSTLILDDRSARAVSVDSRGMLEALRHVYRADRLVREIEDARHQR encoded by the coding sequence ATGTATCAGATCATACAACTGAAACCCCTGCTTGCAGCACTGAGCCTGCTGCTGCTCTTTTCCTGTGCCGCGCCCCAACAGGCAGCTGATGATGCCGCCGCACCGGCCAACGAATCAGGCACTGCTGCCCAAACTGCAGCGGAACCGGAAACAGAAATTATTTCCCTGCTCCCGACCTTCGAACCGGTCCCCTCCAGCATTCTCGACAACGGCCGCATGTGGACCTTCGAACACGCCCCGGTCGAATATTTCGCCGAAACCTACAACTTTGATCCCGACGATGCCTGGTTCGAGCGCGCCCGCCTCGGCGCCCTGCGGCTTCCGGGCTGTTCCGCTTCCTTCATTTCGCCCAACGGCCTCGTGATGACCAACCATCACTGCGTGCGCGACCAAATCACGCAGATTGGCCGCGAAGGCGAGCGCACCCTCGACGACGGCTTCTACGCCGTCACCCTTTCCGACGAGCGCATGATTGAAGACTACTACCTCGATCAGCTCATCGACATCCGCGACCTCACCGATCTGATCCTCGATGAAGTCGATTCCGCCCCGATTGAGCAGCAGGCGCAGGTCCGCTCACAGGTCATTCAGCGGGTTCAGGCCGAACTGAGCGCCGAATTCGATGAAAGTGAAAACATCGTCGTGCAGGTCGTGTCCCTGTTCAACGGCGGACGCTACTCGGCCTACTTCTTCCGCCGCTACTTTGATATCCGCATGGTAATGGCGCCCGAGCTGCAAATCGGGTACTACGGGGGCGACGCCGATAACTTCACCTACCCGCGCTACAACCTCGACATGACCTTCATGCGGGTGTATGAAGATGATGCCCCGCTGCAAACGCCCTTCTTCTTCCCCTTTGCCATAGAAGGCGTGCGAAGCGGCGACGGCGTTTTTGTGATCGGAAACCCCGGAAGCACCACCCGCCTCAACACCGTAGCACAGCTCACCTACGCGGGACAGTTTCAGCTTGATATCATCCATCGCTTCCTGTTTCACACCCTCAACAGCCTCGACGCCATTTTCGAGCTCGATCCCGACACCGATGAAGCGCAGCAGCTCCGTAACACCATCTTCAGCCTGCGCAACGCCGAGAAACTCTACGGCGGACAGGTGCTCGCGCACCGCGACCCCTTCCTGATGGGCCGCCGTACCGACAACGAAAACAACTTCGTCGCCGCCCTGCGCGATAATGAAGCCCTTGCCGCGGAATACATCCCCATCATCGAGCGCATTGCCGAAATTCAGGAGCAAAAAGCGGGGCTCGCACCCTACCCGTATATCATGAGCATAGGCATGCAGCCAAACTCCGCCCTCAGCTCCGCCTTGCTGCAGCGCGCCCTCGTTGCCTACCGCCTCGTCCATCAGGATCTCAGCACCGAAGCCCGTACGCAGGCCCTCGCAGGCCTGACCGCCATTCAGGACCGCGACCCGGCGCACGAACGCCTCCTGATCGAAAACCACCTGCGCTACCTCGCAGACCTCCTCGGCGACGACTCCCCCTACATGCGCCGCATACTGAACGGGCACGACAAAGCGGAAGTCGCCGCAGCCCTCGTCCAAAACTCCGCCTTTGCCACACAGGAGCAAACCGAAGCCTTCGCCGAAACCGCCTTCCGCGAATGGTCCGATCCCGGCCTCGACTACTTTAATGCCTTTGGCAGCCGGCTGTATGAAAACACGCTCATGTTTCAGTTGCTCAGTCAGGAAGAAAATCAGCTCGAAACCCGCCTCGGCCGTGGCTGGTTTGCAGTGTACGGCACCAGCATCCCGCCGGACGCCACCTTCTCGCCCCGCATTGCCGACGGGGTCGTAGCCGGCTACGAATACAACGGAACCATCGCCCCGGCCTACACGACCTTCTACGGCATGTACGACCGCCACCACTCGCACAACACCGATCCGCAGTGGGCGCTGCCCGAGCGCTGGGCCACCCCGACGCCTTCCCTTGATCTTTCTACCCCGCTGAATTTTGTTTCTACCAACGACATCATCGGCGGCAACTCCGGCTCACCGGT